In the genome of Acidobacteriota bacterium, one region contains:
- a CDS encoding MBL fold metallo-hydrolase: protein MKKKIFVAISVLVALASVAHAQAGKLEKIASGVWFREGEPISRNPGRPDEMGNPNSIIIEMKDYLVIVDANYPSGAQLIMAAAKTVSPKPVKYVFITHHHGDHLYGAAEWRKAGATTVGHIGIADELKRYEPTNYNNAAKWRKDVAAMTPPAAEPPMQTFDDKPFVLDDGQRRVEMHHFGWAHTRGDGFVFLPKEKVLCTGDALANGGFNFVGNSNLRNWNSVLTKAKALGAKHVLPGHGRPGGAELFTGQMLFFTELQKAVQNEIKRGKKLEELVFTDPNKDPKFMLGNLQTTVQLPASVKNWISPDRLPRQVSDAYAQLTSK from the coding sequence ATGAAAAAGAAAATCTTCGTTGCAATCAGCGTCTTGGTTGCGTTGGCCTCGGTCGCGCACGCGCAAGCGGGCAAGCTCGAAAAAATCGCGTCCGGTGTCTGGTTCCGCGAAGGCGAACCGATTTCACGCAATCCGGGCAGGCCCGATGAGATGGGCAATCCCAACTCGATCATCATCGAGATGAAAGATTATCTGGTCATCGTAGACGCTAATTATCCGAGCGGCGCGCAATTGATTATGGCCGCCGCCAAAACGGTTTCGCCCAAGCCCGTCAAATATGTGTTCATCACGCATCATCACGGCGATCACTTGTATGGCGCTGCCGAATGGCGCAAGGCGGGGGCGACAACGGTCGGGCACATCGGCATCGCTGACGAGTTGAAACGCTATGAGCCAACCAATTACAACAACGCCGCCAAATGGCGCAAAGACGTAGCCGCAATGACGCCGCCCGCCGCCGAACCGCCGATGCAAACCTTCGATGACAAGCCTTTTGTGCTGGATGACGGCCAGCGGCGCGTCGAGATGCATCATTTCGGCTGGGCGCATACGCGCGGCGATGGTTTTGTGTTTCTGCCGAAAGAAAAAGTGCTTTGCACGGGCGATGCGCTGGCGAATGGCGGTTTCAATTTCGTCGGTAACAGCAACCTGCGCAACTGGAATAGCGTGCTGACGAAAGCCAAAGCATTAGGAGCCAAACACGTCCTGCCCGGTCACGGACGCCCCGGCGGCGCAGAGTTGTTCACCGGACAAATGCTGTTCTTCACGGAATTACAAAAAGCCGTCCAAAACGAAATCAAGCGGGGCAAAAAACTGGAGGAGTTGGTTTTCACCGACCCCAACAAAGACCCCAAATTTATGCTGGGAAACTTGCAAACCACCGTCCAACTGCCTGCGTCAGTGAAAAACTGGATCAGCCCTGACCGGCTGCCGCGTCAGGTGTCGGACGCATACGCGCAACTAACCTCGAAATGA